In the genome of Dermacentor andersoni chromosome 3, qqDerAnde1_hic_scaffold, whole genome shotgun sequence, one region contains:
- the LOC126542501 gene encoding 3-hydroxyanthranilate 3,4-dioxygenase-like, translated as MIATATINGPFGPRRQHSRSPLRDPSPPRRRRATAPARHIQPSKFGCVDNGSKPLRLRKRRVSSVNATAMGAVKYNVDQWVEANKAYFLPPICNKMMHSDGQLKVFYVGGPNVRPDYHLEEGEELFYMLRGDMLLKVVERGKAKDVVIREGEVFLLPGRIPHSPQRKPNTVGLVIERERTQRELDCVRFYLDDSCQEVLYERWLQCDDLTQKLANLLNEYMASEEHLTRKPGPKSFLRKPAYEPDSSVNLEAPFSLNQWLDEHGAQLDHKGGKRDLFGPGHQSTIVMLGNGTHGTQCAGTETFLWQVKGSASISVAGSAFPLAENDTMLVPTPGQYTLVNQPGGRTLATSMPPKCIL; from the exons ATGATAGCGACAGCCACCATAAACGGTCCGTTCGGACCACGGCGGCAGCACAGCCGGTCGCCGCTGAGGGACCCGAGTCCGCCCAGACGACGACGTGCGACCGCTCCAGCGCGACACATTCAGCCGAGCAAGTTCGGGTGCGTCGACAACGGCAGCAAGCCACTTCGACTGCGCAAGCGCAGGGTATCATCCGTCAACGCAACCGCCATGGGGGCCGTCAAGTACAACGTGGACCAGTGGGTTGAGGCCAACAAGGCCTACTTCCTGCCACCCATCTGCAACAAGATGATGCACAGCGACGGTCAGCTCAAG GTGTTCTACGTGGGCGGTCCCAACGTGCGTCCCGACTACCACCTGGAAGAAGGCGAAGAGCTCTTCTACATGCTGCGAGGAGACATGTTGCTCAAGGTGGTCGAGCGCGGCAAGGCCAAGGACGTGGTGATCCGCGAAGGCGAGGTGTTCCTGCTACCCGGCAGGATCCCGCACTCGCCGCAGCGCAAGCCCAACACGGTCGGGCTCGTCATCGAGCGGGAACGGACGCAGCGAGAGCTGGACTGCGTGAG GTTCTATCTTGATGACAGCTGTCAAGAAGTTCTGTACGAACGCTGGCTCCAGTGTGATGACCTGACGCAAAAGCTAGCGAACCTGCTCAATGAGTACATGGCCTCTGAAGAGCACCTCACCAGAAAGCCTGGTCCAAAATCCTTCCTGAGGAAACCAGCCTATGAGCCGGATAGCAGCGTGAACCTGGAAGCGCCCTTCAGCCTCAACCAGTGGCTCGATGAACATGGGGCTCAGCTGGACCACAAAGGCGGCAAGAG GGATCTGTTCGGGCCGGGCCACCAGTCGACCATCGTGATGCTCGGCAACGGAACCCATGGGACACAGTGTGCTGGCACGGAGACCTTCCTCTGGCAAGTCAAGGGATCGGCCAGCATCAGCGTAGCCGGCAGTGCGTTCCCACTGGCCGAGAACGACACCATGCTCGTGCCCACGCCCGGGCAGTACACACTTGTGAACCAGCCTGGCGGACGCACTCTTGCTACCAGCATGCCACCAAAATGCATCTTGTGA